A segment of the Pseudoliparis swirei isolate HS2019 ecotype Mariana Trench chromosome 4, NWPU_hadal_v1, whole genome shotgun sequence genome:
TGAGCAAAAACGCCTAAAATGATCTGACGAAATTAAAATGGCTGTAGTTTCTGAACCCCTCTGAATAAATTTATCAATGAAGGCTTTCTAGAAAGATTACCCTTGTGATTACTTGTGAAAGTGTCAAAAATCCTTTAGGTCATACAGAAACAGAGCAGTGGGCCTTTGAAGTCAGTCAAAATGTAAGATTTTTGTCcccctaaaataaaaaagtatatttcagTATAAATAACTGCCTGTGACTGTATCTGTACAGGAAAAGGACAGTATAGGTGTGTAACTGCACTAGTACTAAACACATGCTTCAAATTTGAAGAGGATAGGACAAAGTATGACAATCCTAcattgtttttcatgaaaagatCCAGGCGGAGCTCCAAAAAGGACATTTGCAGACTCCAAATGCACACATGGTGCCCAAATGATATTATAAGACACTGAAGGTGTTTTcctttacatgttgatatgtttcaACATATACCAATGTAAAGAACTGTCATATCACtgcaaaatataacttttactCCAAGTAGAGCAGATGTAttgctaaataatatatacatataaatatatactacatatatatatagatatatatacacacatagtgacatatatatgtagtatatatacgtatatagtacataatatatatgtatgtataaacatatatatatttctatacatgaacatatatattctGTAAGGAGAAGACTGGCTGCGCCCACGTATTTCAGAGGAGTTCCGTTACGTGTGACTCAATTTGCATATACAACACGTCCTCTAGAGTAGACGAAGGGATTGACAGTCTAACCTAACTGTTActaataaaatgtagtcaaacaaaaacggagcaaatcaccgtgttcatggcccggcaaagacagcgcggtctcctggcttcaacacattactgtcagggaagacacagcgcaccaaaaaaacttccgctagtacttccgctaatacctccgctaatacatctacttagaaagtgtattctatacgttttctccgtcgaaatgttgcaagacccgacttgctgcatttatcgcgactttagacattgtgtgtttgggctcctcttgtgaaaaattattacgaaataaaagaaaatgtatatgttctttgcaaagatgaggatgtgttgaatgctgggacaccaaacatgcccatgtttattgacgtggtctgcgtgagcaagccgtttaaagggaaggggagggtcttaaggacgccggcatcctcagtggagtggaagaggttaataTTGctttgaaaacacatctttcaaacaaactgaatttaatAAAGTTTCTCTCAAAAAATATAGTTCAcaattacatttgaacacatgaTAATTAGGCctgcaacaacgaatcaatacaaatagattaaaaaaagattaatagtTTACAGCCAATTTAATTATCGGTTCATTGTGCCGTGCGATTATTACGCCACTCAAAAGCCGTGGAGATGTTTGagtataataaaaaaagtttgagttgagcgcagagttgagcagcatcaacaacaacaaaagagcaGAGGTAGAAGAAagaccataatgctgcgttgccaaagccaatcagcgttgagatgctccgctCGTCATCACGGACGTCATGGCGTTGGTAAATCTAGCCTGCTGCTAGTCTAGTAGCGCTGCAAGCGGtagttattcagacgtagtcgatGAATAATCGACAGATTGATTGATTAATAAAATAATGGTTAGCTCAGCCCTAATgatgatattatatattaccGTTACTCAATAATAATTGTTACTGagtagagcctgaacgcaccacaattTGACTCTTGAAAGCCTCCATTAGCTTTTTACTCTGTTTTGCACCGTGCCAATCGACTGAGAACGGCAATGTTAGTTCTTCTCCTGCCGATTTGTCATTCTTAATGTAGCATTATAAGGGGAAAAAACAAGGTGCGTTCCCTGAGATTGGTTCGTGCTGCGGTTTTGACTGTTTAATTTATCCTCTATGCCATGGCACCAGTCAATGCATTAACATGCAGGGTACTTGGTGTGTTTGACTGCCTTGTGAAacgtgatgtttttttctttctctgcacAGAAAAAGATTTATAAGGACCAGATGGAGTTCATGCTGCAGAATCACGTCTTCGCCCTGTTCCGCAGTGAACTGGGCTACATGAGAGCCAGAGTAAGTGATCATGCCCCAACAGGCAGACCTGAGATGTAGCTTTACTGAATGAAGTCACTTTGAATTGACACAAACTTGTGTTCTCTCAGTTCTTAGATTTTGATTCTCCTCAACCTCTGTTTTCACACAGGCCTGCTGGGTGCTGCATTACTTCTGTGAGGTGAAGTTCAAAAGTGACCAGAACCTGCAGACCGCTCTTGAGCTCACTCGCCTTTGTCTAATCAATGACAACGAAATGCCAGTTAAGGTGGAGGCTGCTATTGCCCTGCAGGTTCTCATCAGCAACCAGGAGAAAGGTGAGAAGTTATGCCGCTGCTGTTAACTGACTTTTCTCTATTAATGTTAGTTTGTGGTTCTCTTTGAGTGTCTGAATTAacttgtgtgttttattctttAGCCAAAGAATACATCACCCCCTTTATCCGGCCAGTGATGCAGGCACTCCTCCACATTGTCAGGGAAACGGAAAACGATGATCTCACCAATGTCATACAGAAGATGATTTGTGAATACAGTGAGGAGGTGACTCCAATTGCAGTGGAGATGACGCAACACTTGGTAAGTGCAAGCACTAAAGACGCTACCCATTGATGTCATTTCACATACCATCCTTGAATGCCTTAATAAACTTCCCCTATGGCTGTAATGTCGGAGTAGAACTGCAATCCTAGGAACAAAAACTAATTTTTAATGATCTATAATGCTTGCAAAAAAACTTAATTTAGATGAAGTAAAGGCAACTAAGATAATACTGATCTGATTAAACCCAAAATAAACCGATTAGGTTTCTCCAACACTAATATGCCTGACAATAATAACTACATATCCAAGTTAAGGTACGAAGAATATGATTATCTCGACAAATTGCCAGAAAACATTCTTGCTTTTCTTCATCAGAAGTTTGCTAAAATAAAAGAGCTACTTTTAACAGTGTTTGCCATGTGAATGCACTGGCTGTTCCCTCTCAGAAAGATACTGTGTGGAGCTCAATGGATGGTGTCACATACAACAAAAGCAAATCCTCTATTTTGCTTGTAAGAGAAAGCTATGGTCGCATATTTAATTATTGTAACTATTTATTCAAAACAAACGTTCTTAAAATAGTCGTCCTACCTTCTGGtaaaatgtatgtatacattAAGTCCATAGACACAGTCATAAGGgtctgtttttacttttcagGCTATGACGTTCAACCAGGTGATTCAGACGGGCcctgatgaggagggaggagatgacaAGGCAGTGACGGCCATGGGCATCCTCAACACCATTGACACATTGCTAAGTGTGGTGGAGGACCACAAAGAGGTTAGAAGCATAGCCATTAAGCgtgccacacacatacacacacttcaagCTGATCTCGGTGCGACTTCCTCTGCAGAAGCAGCTCTGGTCTGCTGCAGCGTTCTTGCCAAAACACTTCAGCTACCCACCAACTCCTGGGAACACGCTCTGTTCTCACTGTGCAAAATGACTCAGAGTCTGAGGCAGACGCTAGAAATAGTGCCACCATGTCTGCTATAACATCCGAGTGCTAGTGCTCGAAGCCATTGGATttgactagggctgcaactcatgattattttgataatcgattaatctgttgattattttttcgattaatcgcatttaaaaaaaagtaattttcaaccctttattcaaaacagggttcgtacggtcatggaaaacctgaaaaGGCCTGGAAttattaaatggctatttccaggcctagaaaagtaattgaaaaaaataaaatccccaaatatttggaaaagtaatgcaaatgtgttatatcaGTCGcgtgcaattccaggatgctttattttcattggttgctggattaaatcttacccaggtACAACagataagtttttttttctgattggctattgtgtagcccatttcttttttttgattggctgataagtggcacctcacagcagagcgcttgattcctccatggtgagggcagcgcggccagctcatgttggcgcgctgcggcacattaaatagccgagagttgtttttcagcgtgagaaatacgatgtgtggcgggagtgcgtgacttaagaccgaaatgagtgACTGTCactctcaatgcgtgacacttgagagacctgataacatcacccgtaggcgcacttagctacgtgaatgtctccgactacgtaaatgacttccgcatccagcgccacgagagcagcagcagccaattagattcatcaacagaggagcagctcagcgctgattggctctcacaacgcagcgttctgtcctctccctccgctccgctcttgtttctcctgcgccgctctgcgctcaactcaacttttataaaactccgcgacttattgagtgccgtaataatcgcgcgacacttaatcgataatgaaattcgttgccaactattttaataatcgatttttgccgattttatcgattcgttatTGCAGCCCTAGATTTGACCAATAATCACTTTACACTGAGGGTAATTCATTGCTTAACAATTCAACAATTTAGGTTTCAGAGATGGTCAGTGTATGTCATTTCACTACAAATAAttacaatattttttatttgaccaaATAACAGGAAATGTAACCTGTTGAATTGGACATAACTTGATTGACTCATTAGGTACACAAAACAACATTAATGGAGAAGAGGTGCTTGTCGTCATTGCTTCTAGTAGATTTTTACTCAAAATGTCGCACTGATGGTtagttatttatataatcaGTCCTTTCCAGCCACCCTTTCGTATACAACTTTCAGTTGTATACAGTGGCATTACAAACATTcggttaaaatgtgctttaaacAGTTTTGAAGTGTCTGTAGCATACTGTGTATGCATCATTACGCATTAACATTAGTTATGAGTTATTTTCAGACGGAGAGGCTCTGTTTGTGTGCATACGCTGAACTCCAATGCCGAAATACAGCATTGAAGATTGATGGACAGTATTAACCAAGCCAGTTCAATTATATGTTGTCAGAGTATTTGTAGTCTAAGGAACTTGTGGTTGAGATGAAACTGACTGAAGGCTTATCTTCTGTACCAAGTTATTTTGATCAAATCCTCACTACCTTAACACTTGTGCTGTTTCAGATCACCCAGCAGCTGGAGGGCATCTGTCTGCAGGTGATTGGCACCGTCCTGCAGCAGCATGTACTGGGTAAGCAAGTCCTTCCTTTGTTCCCACATTCTACCAGCATGTTGCACTAAAGCTATGGCTACCTGTCTATATTGATAAATAGACTTTTATTTACCTCCAGTGACTCACTTGTCTTGACCTATTTTCTTTTCCTAGAGTTCTACGAGGAGATCTTGTCCTTGGCTCACAGCCTGACCTGCCAGCAAGTGTCAGCACAGATGTGGCAGCTCCTTCCACTGGTGTACGAAGTCTTCCAGCAAGATGGCTTTGACTACTTCACAGGTATGGGTTTAGCTCAGAACCAGATTTGAAATAGAAAGGATCATTAGTACCGGAGCCATACTCTGTAGGAGACAGTTTTCCATAAAATAGAtttgatgtaaactcagctgatggaaaaataaatgtttctgtttcAGATATGATGCCGCTTCTTCACAACTATGTCACAGTTGATACAGATACACTCTTATCTGACACCAAATACCTGGAGATCATCTATAGCATGTGCAAGAAGGTACGATAATGCATTTGACAATGCATTATGTAACAGACTGCTCATTATGTGAGGTGATTGGTCTCTATGAGGAGGTTTACTGAAGTCTGTCACTTCACTCAGGTCCTGACGGGTGATCCTGGCGAGGACCCAGAGTGCCATGCGGCCAAGCTACTGGAGGTGATCATTCTGCAGTGCAAAGGTCGAGGCATTGACCAGGTCAGGGTCTAACGAATTCACACCTCACTAGTTAGCTGAAAAGATACGATAAAGATTTAAGTATTTTAATGTCAGGACATTAAACATTAACATTTGGGATGATAATATTCTTAATAACAAGTATATCTTCAATAGAGCAAAACTGTCTGTTGTTGCAGGTTGTGCCATTGTTTGTGGCTGCTGCATTGGAGCGTTTGACGAGGGAAGTGAAGACCAGCGAGCTAAGGACTATGTGCCTGCAGGTGGCTATTGCCGCACTTTACTACAGCCCCCCTCTTCTCCTCAACACTCTGGAGAACCTTCGCTTTCCAAACAACACTGAGCCGATCACTAACCACTTCATAACCCAGTGGCTCAAAGATGTTGACTGCTTCCTTGGGTAAGAGGTTTAAGAGTATTTCAACACTGCAATTGAGCACTATAGTACACCCAGTCTTGACGGTTAAAACCGTGAACAGTTTCTAAATGTCTTGACCCTGGTAATAATTACAAACACTAATCATATTCAGTGTCATACTTTTCAAACTATGGCTGACCTATTAGTCATTTTTTGTTGCCACTAATCTTTTGATGATGACATGCTAATCTCTGGGGCTCTGTTTCAGTCAGCTAGTAAGATAAACTGTTATCAGAAATGACTAAGTTGTTGTTCCCCTTGCTCCCCGCAGCCTTCATGACAGGAAGATGTGCATTCTTGGAATTTGTGCTCTCATTGACCTCGAGCACAGGCCTCAGGCTGTCAACCAGGTGGCCATCCAGCTTCTCCCAGCAGCCATCCTTCTGTTCAACGGCCTCAAGAGGGCGTATGCCTGTCGAGCAGAGCATGAGAATGACGAGgatgatgacgatgaagatGGAGAAGATGACGATGACAACGGTAGGCATTAATGTTGATGTATTCCGTGTCGTATCAGTCAAGTTCAGTATTATTCTGCAAGGCGAGTTAAGTATATTGAGGTGTTCCTTTTTAACTCTGATTTGAAAGTAGCCGAGCTGGGCAGTGACGAGGATGACATTGATGAGGAAGGCCAGGAATACTTGGAGATGCTGGCAAAGCAGGCGGGAGAGGACGGAGATGACGAAGACTGGGAGGAGGATGACGCTGAGGAGACGGCACTTGAGGGCTATACTACAGCTGTAGATGATGAAGACAACCTAGTGGACGAGTATCAGATCTTCAAAGCCATACTACAGAGTAAGACGGAAACCTcctgcaaatgaaattgaaaTGGCTCAATAGACGAGTATCAATCACTAATCTCACTTTACTGTGATTTAGATATCCAGAGCCGTGACCCAGCATGGTACCAGGCGATAACACAGTCCCTTGACGAGGATCAGGGCAAACACCTTCAGGACATTGGCACACTTGCAGACCAGAGACGGGCAGCACATGGTGAGCGCCTGCTGAGACTGCAATCCAAATTTCCAATTAAACTCTGATGCGGCACTTCAGTCTGACAATAAagcaaattattttttacatgctATTTCCTGCTTTCTTTTCttggtttctgtttttttgttttcattcaaAATGTTCTTATAAATGAAATTTCCTCTAAACATTTACCTGGAGTAAAAGAACTATTAATTACGGCCTTTATCGAACTACACAGTCTAGCATGTCGCAATCGGCCACCGTTGTGCCTTTTTAAGGGCACCAAGATATGAATCTGGGAggatacaaaaaagaaaataaatgtttgttgAAATCAAAGTTCAGTTGTAAAATGCCATTATGCTGTGGATTGTCCTGCCTGCATGGCTTATGTCAACGCTTGTGGCCTAGGGTTTAGGGTCTGTCAATGAACCGCAGTGTCCAGTGTTTGAGTCTGTTGTTccaatctctctctcattcctgtTATCTGTCTGTTGACGAATAATAAAGTCATAAAATGCCCGAAAATGCGTTGGATCACATTGTGTGGCATGTAGTCTTGTCTCCGAATTCTGTTCCTGTGTTCTGTGGACGGGGATGCAGGGGAAAGATTTAAAAGCTTTATTCGTGTGACAACATGTTGTCTGTCTGGGACTGTCTGACTAACAATGGCCAACTGATATGGGTGGTCTAGCACCAGCTGTGTATGTGAGCAGTAAACGAGACTTCCCATCAGGAAACCGCTTTTGTTCCCCTCACGTTTGTGATTTTTAAGCACTGTTGCTTGTTATCTTATTGCAGAATCCAAGATGATCGAGAAACACGGCGGGTACAAGTTCACAGCGCCAGTGGTGCCATCTACTTTCAACTTTGGAGGCACTGCTCCAGGAATGAATTGAGTCATCCGTTCTACTTTTTATTACTCTGTGACTGATTGTAGTGAAGTGAAAAAAAGCTTGTGTTGTTCCCTTAAGTAGTGGTTCCAGAACTGGTTCTTCTCAGTCATTCTTCAATCTGTCAAATGGGAAATAGCACCAGAAGATGTGGGAAAGCAACTAAAATGCAACCAATGGCTGGGGAAAACAAACCAAGAACTTGAGCACGATGCAAGAGAAGAAGCTCTGAACAACGTTGTCTTCTGGAGCCCTTTGTGGTGGGGATACCACGACGGAaactcttttgtttttgtttcccacTTAAACAAATTTGGGGGATTAACAGTTAGAAATTGATGATGGGACTAAATATTTCATTATCACTGTGGCCAAATGGCCAAAATAAGATTATACCTCTGGTAGTGGTGATATCTACATTATTTTCTGCATAAACAAACATGTTTATGTACATACAAGCCAAGGTTATTGATTTTTCAAGTAGCCTTGAAAAACAACCAGAGGCATTTGTAAAGTGTTAACAGCTGTATTCATATGTAGCATATTGGATACTTCATAGCACTATGTGATGCCTGATCTCTGTAAATTAATGACTAGCACTTTCATATTGTTCAGGTCTCCTAGCCTTCTGTATCAGActgcacattttttttaaattgaagacTATTTAAAATGATAAACAGCTGTAACTTTGTTACTTTGCAAGCGACTTCTGTAATATCTGGTTACAGAGTGGATCAGTGAGCAACTCGGAAACTGTTGATTTCAGGAAAAAAGGAGAATGCTCTGGGTGTTCAGTGTGGCTACAGGACGTGTTTGAGCACTGGAAGTACAATTGAATACATCATTGAAGCATGTACAATTGGACTTATCGTGAAGGTCTCAAGCTTTTGGTTGGTGTATGGATGAACCATCTATATATTCAACAACAtattaaaacaaagaaaagaaaaaaagataaggtATTCCATGACCAAGTGTTTCCGTATCAAGGTTTATGAATTGTCCTCCTTTTTAGATGTTTTGGTAGCAGCTCTGAAGCCCACAGAATAACTGACAACTTGATtgtaacatttattttgtgtccGCAGAGTAAGAATAcacttacatttattttttaaatgccccaAAGAGTGGTCCAACATCAACAGGCACTGGacacaaatattttcttttttttagagaaGACACttaacattgtctctgtagcaaaAGCAAATGTGTAATTAATATGGTAACCAATAGCAGAATTGCACTAAGTGCTCTGGGTCCTGTATTGTGTATGTTGGCTATGTTGCCACAATTTACTGACACATGAATagaaaaaagcaaagtgtgattATGCTCCACTATAACaataactagggatgcaccgatccatatcggccgatattcccattatcggttttgatcggcgttctcaaaacggccgatcagatgacgtaacatctgcgagaactatcagacgtttcaatcgccgcgcaccgcaacggagacgatgcgcccggcgagggccgcagagtgagaggaccacgaggggatcctcaccaccgagcggcgtccccgtcccccgagttgaatcactgggtcaactcagccgactctcacatgtctgcccctatagactgatgctcacggtaaacgcattcgatcaggagcgcgcgagggttttgataaagttagcggaaggatttaagtgacaacatccggttttgcaaagttagcggaaagaaccacgtgaaaccatccgtttatcaaaataagatgtcgacaaatcacaTTAACAAatgcaagtaaacaatgaactgattttgtatctttatagatcgtttctgagatttagcttaaattatgctaacatttttactgtaccaaggaagagtttataaaaatatgtcagacttttgtatgttaagaaaagtcctgtatatagacttccccaagagttccaggaaatgaataatgcagatgtgttccatacatatctgaaatcccctacaatagcaatcaaacaattttaatgtatcaattaggacatttttcaaagtaaaagtcctaaatgtttaaagaaatcggtaatttcttttatgtttgagttgctttatatatgtatttcctcaaagtcctaggcaataatgctacacaataaatagaatgcttcaattggcaccgtgatcggtgatcggtattatcttatcggcagatactgatttcagtgatcggtgatcggtattatcggtgatcggcagatactgatttcggtgatcggcaccaaaaacctgatcggtgcatctctaataataACCGCTGACTTAATGGCTTCAAGGATATGTATTCCCTAAGCTTGGCTACCTGTTTTGAGTCGTGTAGTTTTGAAACTCATATATTTTGTTCTTATATTCGGAGCATTACTAAAATCTTTTTGGGTTAGTTTACCACTCGGCAAGACTCATATTTTAGAATAGAAAAACACATTGCATACAGAATTGGAGCATTGGTTAATAGAGACCTGCTCAGTTTTTCCCTGGGTCCCACTATACACGTCCAAAACACCTGACTCCTGCTTATTAagggttaaatatatatatttgtgtttgcaTCTAAATTAATTTACTAGACTAATTATGTTAAATAACTGAAGCTGTCAGACAAATTGATCTCAATAAATGTAATCTGACATGTTCTCACGTGAAATTCCGAGTTCGCGCAGGCGCCGTCTCTGCGGGGGGCGCTGTGGTGAAGGATGCCGGCTGTTGCGCCGTGACGCGGAGGTCAAAGGGCGGTCATTGTAACGTGTCAGCGGGCTGTCACCTCACCGGTGTCACACCACCCAGGACCCAACCGGCTGTTGCACACACTCACCGGTACCCGAGCTGACCTCGAAGCTATCTTCGTAAAATGGCCAAAAAGCGGAAGGAAAAACGAGAGAACGACGGTTCGCCTTCAGCACCAGAGGAGCTGAAGGCGGCAACGAGTGACTCTCAAGCGCTGAAAGGTTGGTTCTGGTTCCGGTGGCTAACTGTTAACAAGAATGTAAAGCCGAGGGAAGGAAATCCCCCCCGAACTTTAGGCAGATTCATATAATTAGCAATATACCGTCTTTGCAACGTCATTTCTGCTTTACGGTCGGGCGAGTTGAACGATCTGCTGTCTGCCGTAAAGTGATTGTTAAAAGCTAGCCGACGACGGCTAGCATAATGAACATaatgttgtcctgttggagtTACGTTAGCTAACTTACACATCACGCCATATTCATGAGCTTTAgacataaatatgatatatttgtCCAGAATTTTCAACCgagtcaaatcttttttttattagcgATGCTAACGTTAGATGTTTCATGAACGACTATCTAACGACAAGTAGCTCGTGGTCGGGGAAGTATTCAGGTCCTCGCTACGTCACTCGGTATCAGTACGTCACTGTAAAGAACACTtggacttaaccctcctgtcgccttcgggtcaatttgacccgattcaatgtttaatgtcggtgttctttcgggagtcaacaaacaaacataaagtacctcacacttaaacttggaaaacaatattaattctaataattttctggagattttaatagctggggtcatattgacctcaaggataaaatatgttagtaaatataaaggtaacaggagggttaaacattgaatcgggtcaaattgacccgaaggcaacacaagggttaatacgtTTTGTCAGATGTACTGAAAAATCATAAATAATATACTCTGTGTTGAAAAGTAGGCCCTTTGATTGTTGTCCTAATATGTCCAATTATTTTTGTTGATTTGCTGTTATAATGATATCTTCTGCATTAATGGATAAGAAGCATTTTACTGTTGTAGTATGAACCATTTTGTATACTGTACCTgtcatatttgtgtgtattctaATTTATAATTTAACTGTAGTTGTCAATAAATGTAATGGAGTAAAATGTATAACTTTGTCATTGTCAAATACTTTGGAAAAAGA
Coding sequences within it:
- the ipo7 gene encoding importin-7 isoform X2 — protein: MDPESLVEALRGTMDPILREAAERQLNEGHTQVNFVSTLLRVTMSDQLDLPVRQAGVIYLKNMITQHWSDGDGVGTETPINNIPDEDRLFIRDNIVEAIIHSPERIRVQLTTCIHHMIKHDYPGKWTTIVDKIGFYLQSDNSAGWLGILLCLYQLVKNYEYKKPEERQPLVAAMHIFMPMLKERFIQLIPDHSSDSVLIQKQIFKILYALFQYNLPLELINRQNLTEWMEILKTVVDRDVPPETMQIDEDERPELPWWKCKKWALHILARLFERYGSPGNTTKEYAEFAELFLKEYAVPAQQVLLKVLYQYKEKQYVAPRVLQQTLNYINQGIAHALTWRNLKPHIQGIIQDVVFPLMCYTDSDEELWQEDPYEYIRMKFDVFEDFISPTTAAQTLLFTACNKRKEVLQKTMGFCYQILTDPASDPRKKDGALHMIGSLAEILLKKKIYKDQMEFMLQNHVFALFRSELGYMRARACWVLHYFCEVKFKSDQNLQTALELTRLCLINDNEMPVKVEAAIALQVLISNQEKAKEYITPFIRPVMQALLHIVRETENDDLTNVIQKMICEYSEEVTPIAVEMTQHLAMTFNQVIQTGPDEEGGDDKAVTAMGILNTIDTLLSVVEDHKEITQQLEGICLQVIGTVLQQHVLEFYEEILSLAHSLTCQQVSAQMWQLLPLVYEVFQQDGFDYFTDMMPLLHNYVTVDTDTLLSDTKYLEIIYSMCKKVLTGDPGEDPECHAAKLLEVIILQCKGRGIDQVVPLFVAAALERLTREVKTSELRTMCLQVAIAALYYSPPLLLNTLENLRFPNNTEPITNHFITQWLKDVDCFLGLHDRKMCILGICALIDLEHRPQAVNQVAIQLLPAAILLFNGLKRAYACRAEHENDEDDDDEDGEDDDDNAELGSDEDDIDEEGQEYLEMLAKQAGEDGDDEDWEEDDAEETALEGYTTAVDDEDNLVDEYQIFKAILQNIQSRDPAWYQAITQSLDEDQGKHLQDIGTLADQRRAAHESKMIEKHGGYKFTAPVVPSTFNFGGTAPGMN
- the ipo7 gene encoding importin-7 isoform X1, translating into MDPESLVEALRGTMDPILREAAERQLNEGHTQVNFVSTLLRVTMSDQLDLPVRQAGVIYLKNMITQHWSDGDGVGTETPINNIPDEDRLFIRDNIVEAIIHSPERIRVQLTTCIHHMIKHDYPGKWTTIVDKIGFYLQSDNSAGWLGILLCLYQLVKNYEYKKPEERQPLVAAMHIFMPMLKERFIQLIPDHSSDSVLIQKQIFKILYALFQYNLPLELINRQNLTEWMEILKTVVDRDVPPETMQIDEDERPELPWWKCKKWALHILARLFERYGSPGNTTKEYAEFAELFLKEYAVPAQQVLLKVLYQYKEKQYVAPRVLQQTLNYINQGIAHALTWRNLKPHIQGIIQDVVFPLMCYTDSDEELWQEDPYEYIRMKFDVFEDFISPTTAAQTLLFTACNKRKEVLQKTMGFCYQILTDPASDPRKKDGALHMIGSLAEILLKKKIYKDQMEFMLQNHVFALFRSELGYMRARACWVLHYFCEVKFKSDQNLQTALELTRLCLINDNEMPVKVEAAIALQVLISNQEKAKEYITPFIRPVMQALLHIVRETENDDLTNVIQKMICEYSEEVTPIAVEMTQHLAMTFNQVIQTGPDEEGGDDKAVTAMGILNTIDTLLSVVEDHKEITQQLEGICLQVIGTVLQQHVLEFYEEILSLAHSLTCQQVSAQMWQLLPLVYEVFQQDGFDYFTDMMPLLHNYVTVDTDTLLSDTKYLEIIYSMCKKVLTGDPGEDPECHAAKLLEVIILQCKGRGIDQVVPLFVAAALERLTREVKTSELRTMCLQVAIAALYYSPPLLLNTLENLRFPNNTEPITNHFITQWLKDVDCFLGLHDRKMCILGICALIDLEHRPQAVNQVAIQLLPAAILLFNGLKRAYACRAEHENDEDDDDEDGEDDDDNVAELGSDEDDIDEEGQEYLEMLAKQAGEDGDDEDWEEDDAEETALEGYTTAVDDEDNLVDEYQIFKAILQNIQSRDPAWYQAITQSLDEDQGKHLQDIGTLADQRRAAHESKMIEKHGGYKFTAPVVPSTFNFGGTAPGMN